Proteins from one Clostridium cellulovorans 743B genomic window:
- the tyrS gene encoding tyrosine--tRNA ligase, translating into MANVLDTLLERGFIKQFTHEEETRELLEKEKITFYIGFDPTADSLHVGHFIAMMFMAHMQKAGHRPIALLGGGTAMVGDPSGKTDMRKMLTKEQIEENVKSLKSQMEKFIDFSDDKAIIVNNADWLLNLNYVDFLRDIGVHFSVNRMLSAECFKQRLEKGLSFLEFNYMLMQGYDFYVLNKNYGCIMELGGDDQWSNMIAGVELIRRKEQKPAYAMTCTLLTNSEGKKMGKTEKGALWLDPNKTTPFDFYQYWRNVDDADVEKCLALLTFLPIDEVRALGALKDKEINEAKKVLAFEITKLVHGQEEAEKAKTAAEALFGGGVDLSNVPTVTITRDNLGMALVDILTITKIVPSKGEGRRLITQGGVAINDEKITDFAIAIGEEFFVDGYMMVKKGKKNFFKVEIQ; encoded by the coding sequence GTGGCAAATGTTTTAGATACATTATTAGAGCGTGGGTTTATTAAGCAATTTACCCATGAAGAAGAAACTAGAGAATTACTTGAAAAGGAAAAGATAACTTTCTATATTGGTTTTGATCCAACTGCTGATAGCTTACATGTTGGCCATTTTATAGCCATGATGTTCATGGCTCATATGCAAAAAGCAGGACATAGACCAATAGCTCTTCTTGGTGGTGGAACTGCTATGGTTGGTGACCCATCTGGAAAAACAGATATGAGAAAGATGCTTACAAAAGAGCAAATTGAAGAGAATGTTAAATCACTTAAGAGTCAAATGGAAAAGTTCATAGATTTTTCTGATGATAAAGCTATCATTGTAAATAATGCTGATTGGTTATTAAATCTTAACTATGTTGATTTTTTAAGAGATATAGGGGTTCACTTCTCTGTAAATAGAATGCTTTCAGCTGAGTGCTTTAAGCAAAGATTAGAAAAAGGATTATCATTCTTGGAATTTAACTATATGTTAATGCAAGGCTATGATTTTTATGTATTAAATAAGAATTATGGTTGCATAATGGAACTTGGTGGAGATGATCAATGGTCAAACATGATTGCTGGAGTTGAGCTTATAAGAAGAAAAGAGCAAAAACCAGCTTACGCTATGACTTGTACTCTTCTTACTAATAGTGAAGGTAAGAAAATGGGTAAAACAGAAAAAGGCGCATTATGGTTAGATCCAAATAAGACTACTCCATTTGATTTCTATCAATATTGGAGAAATGTAGATGATGCTGATGTTGAAAAATGTTTAGCGCTATTAACTTTCTTACCAATTGATGAAGTAAGAGCTTTAGGAGCTTTAAAGGATAAGGAAATAAATGAAGCAAAAAAAGTATTAGCTTTTGAGATAACAAAACTTGTTCACGGACAAGAAGAAGCAGAAAAAGCTAAGACTGCTGCAGAAGCTTTATTCGGTGGTGGTGTAGATTTATCAAATGTACCTACTGTTACTATCACAAGAGATAATTTAGGTATGGCACTTGTTGATATTCTTACTATAACTAAAATAGTTCCATCTAAGGGGGAAGGTAGAAGACTTATAACTCAAGGTGGAGTTGCTATAAATGATGAAAAGATTACTGATTTTGCTATAGCTATTGGTGAAGAATTCTTTGTTGATGGCTATATGATGGTAAAAAAAGGAAAGAAGAATTTCTTTAAGGTAGAAATTCAATAA
- a CDS encoding EscU/YscU/HrcU family type III secretion system export apparatus switch protein has product MKKIRKAAALKYEQGYESPIVAAQGVGYVAEKIVEKADENDVPIVYNKEMADLLTNVDVGDSIPEELYAAVAEIMAHIMEIDRDAKGR; this is encoded by the coding sequence ATGAAGAAGATAAGAAAAGCAGCAGCGTTAAAATATGAGCAAGGTTATGAATCACCTATTGTAGCTGCTCAAGGTGTAGGTTATGTGGCAGAGAAAATAGTAGAAAAAGCTGATGAAAATGATGTTCCTATAGTGTATAATAAAGAAATGGCAGATTTACTAACCAACGTAGATGTTGGTGATTCCATCCCTGAAGAGTTATACGCAGCCGTAGCAGAAATAATGGCGCATATAATGGAAATCGATAGGGATGCTAAAGGGAGATGA
- a CDS encoding metallophosphoesterase, whose translation MSLYAISDLHLALTVDKPMDIFGDKWSNHHERIKENWINKVTSEDTILIAGDISWSINMEEGLMDLEWIHNLPGKKLIVKGNHDYWWGSITKLNSLYDDMNFIQNNFFAYEDYGICGTRGWTNAEGENASEHDKKIYKRELIRLRLSLEAAVKAGYKKFIVMIHYPPTNDKFEESEFTKIFKEFNVEKVIYGHLHGPSLKKVMEGVIDGVEYIVTSCDYIGFDPLKII comes from the coding sequence TTGAGTTTGTACGCTATATCAGATTTACATTTAGCACTTACTGTGGATAAACCTATGGATATTTTTGGTGATAAATGGTCTAATCATCATGAAAGAATAAAGGAAAATTGGATAAATAAGGTAACCTCTGAAGATACGATTTTAATCGCAGGTGATATATCCTGGTCTATAAATATGGAAGAAGGTTTGATGGATCTTGAATGGATACACAACTTGCCAGGAAAAAAGTTAATAGTAAAAGGGAATCATGATTATTGGTGGGGAAGCATAACAAAGCTTAACTCCTTATATGATGATATGAATTTTATACAGAATAACTTTTTTGCCTATGAAGACTATGGTATTTGTGGAACAAGAGGTTGGACTAATGCTGAAGGTGAAAATGCTTCAGAGCATGATAAGAAAATTTATAAAAGAGAATTAATAAGATTAAGATTATCTCTTGAAGCAGCTGTAAAGGCTGGGTATAAGAAATTCATAGTTATGATTCATTATCCACCGACTAATGATAAATTTGAAGAGTCAGAATTTACAAAGATTTTTAAAGAATTCAATGTTGAAAAGGTTATTTATGGGCACCTTCATGGGCCATCTTTAAAAAAAGTTATGGAAGGGGTTATCGATGGGGTTGAATACATCGTAACTTCTTGTGATTATATAGGCTTTGATCCGTTAAAGATAATATAA
- the truA gene encoding tRNA pseudouridine(38-40) synthase TruA, protein MNNYKLTIQYDGKNYRGWQKLSDSDKTIQSKLEKVLSTLVDEEVNVIGSGRTDAGVHARKQIANFHTEKDLKWKDVLKHCYTYLPEDIVVKSCDKVDEKFHARYNAKKKIYTYRICNSAFGDAFERKYSYLVDKKLNIDKMLAASKYFIGIHDFKSFTSMKSKKKSTVREIYDISINCIGDMVEITYIGEGFLHNMIRILTGTLIEVGLGKMKIDEIPTIMDGLERSDAGFTAPAHGLFLVDVIY, encoded by the coding sequence ATGAATAATTACAAACTAACGATACAGTATGATGGCAAAAACTATAGAGGATGGCAAAAGCTTTCCGACAGTGATAAAACTATTCAAAGTAAGCTAGAGAAAGTTCTATCAACTTTAGTAGATGAAGAAGTAAATGTCATCGGATCTGGAAGGACAGATGCAGGAGTTCACGCAAGAAAACAAATCGCAAACTTTCATACAGAAAAAGACTTGAAATGGAAGGACGTTTTAAAGCATTGTTATACCTATCTTCCTGAGGATATAGTGGTAAAATCTTGTGATAAGGTTGATGAAAAGTTCCATGCTCGCTATAATGCTAAAAAGAAAATTTATACCTATAGAATTTGTAATTCAGCCTTTGGTGATGCTTTTGAAAGAAAATATTCATATTTAGTTGATAAAAAACTAAATATTGATAAAATGCTAGCAGCTTCTAAATATTTTATAGGTATTCACGATTTTAAAAGCTTTACCAGTATGAAGTCAAAAAAGAAATCTACAGTTCGAGAAATTTATGATATCAGTATAAACTGTATAGGAGATATGGTTGAGATAACTTATATAGGTGAAGGCTTCTTACATAATATGATCAGAATCCTTACAGGTACTTTAATAGAAGTAGGACTTGGTAAAATGAAAATAGATGAAATTCCAACCATTATGGACGGCTTAGAAAGAAGCGATGCTGGATTTACAGCACCTGCTCATGGTCTATTTTTAGTTGATGTAATATACTAA
- a CDS encoding ArsR/SmtB family transcription factor, with protein MDKDFNNYQDEAELLKALAHPVRICIVKGLLEKGECNVSFMTDCLDMPQSTISQHLQKLRTCGILKAKRQGLEVIYSIKDERIAKIIKALFD; from the coding sequence ATGGATAAAGATTTTAATAATTATCAAGATGAGGCAGAACTTTTAAAAGCACTTGCACACCCAGTGAGGATTTGTATAGTAAAAGGTTTATTAGAAAAGGGAGAATGTAATGTGTCTTTTATGACTGATTGTCTTGATATGCCACAGTCTACTATATCTCAACATCTTCAAAAGCTTAGAACTTGTGGAATATTGAAAGCTAAAAGGCAAGGGCTTGAAGTTATTTACTCAATTAAAGATGAAAGAATAGCCAAGATTATAAAAGCTTTATTTGATTAA
- a CDS encoding DsrE/DsrF/DrsH-like family protein, with amino-acid sequence MKKVLIVGGVAVGASVAARLRRLDEEIEIVMFEKGPYISYANCGLPYNIGGVIKDREKLIVTKAELMRDRFKIDVRAESEVVAIHSKDKAIKIRSKERGEYVENYDYLVLSPGAKAIKPNIPGVDGPRIMSLRTIPDTDKINEFITKNTVKKATVIGGGFIGIETAENLIERGIDVTLVEAAPHILAPFDSDMVTIAEKELEEHGIKLRLNDGVKAFEDTNSGVEITLSSGKKLTSDLVILAIGVTPDTGFLKDSGIEITARGHIVTNTNMETNIEGIYAGGDAVEVVDFVNKTKTAIPLAGPANKQGRIIADNIAGIKSNYKDTQGTSVLKIFDLIAASTGNNERTLNRLDIKYNVIYIHPNSHAGYYPGATPFTIKAIFDDQGKLLGAQAIGYKGVEKRIDVIATTMRLGGTIYDLTELELSYAPPFNSAKDPVNMVGYVAENILTGKTEVVLPRDVDSRDKDKVVVLDVRTKIERENGSIDDSIHIDVNELRYKLDTLDKNKEYWVHCAVGIRAYIAERILKQHGFKAKNITGGYKSYIAQKFVPKDLDDYTSGSDNYNKEQIMQSQEATREAAVDSKEVKLDACGLCCPGPLITVKETMDTLNPSDVLNITASDPGFYEDIKAWCKRTNNTLLNIENKNGIITAKIEKNINNVEKTEMQNADITNAQTMVVFSGDLDKAIASFIIANGAAAMGKKVTMFFTFWGLNVLRKHDRIKTKKNPIEKAFGFMMPRGSKKLKLSKMNMAGMGGKLIRGIMRSKEILSLEDLIEQAQKSGVNLVACTMSMDVMGIKEEELVSGVNYGGVGYYLGEATDSNINLFI; translated from the coding sequence ATGAAAAAAGTATTGATAGTTGGTGGGGTTGCTGTGGGAGCATCTGTTGCAGCTAGGCTTAGAAGACTTGATGAAGAGATCGAAATAGTAATGTTTGAAAAAGGGCCATATATATCATATGCAAATTGCGGTCTTCCATATAATATAGGCGGAGTTATAAAGGATAGAGAGAAGCTTATAGTAACAAAAGCTGAACTTATGAGAGATAGATTTAAAATAGATGTAAGAGCTGAAAGTGAAGTTGTAGCAATACATTCTAAGGACAAAGCTATAAAGATTAGAAGTAAAGAAAGAGGCGAATACGTAGAAAATTATGATTATCTAGTATTATCACCAGGAGCAAAAGCTATAAAACCTAATATTCCAGGTGTTGATGGACCAAGAATTATGTCCCTTAGAACTATTCCTGATACAGATAAAATCAATGAATTTATAACAAAAAATACTGTAAAGAAGGCTACTGTTATAGGTGGAGGCTTTATTGGTATAGAGACAGCAGAAAATTTAATTGAAAGAGGAATAGACGTAACATTAGTTGAAGCAGCACCGCATATTTTAGCACCTTTTGATAGTGATATGGTTACGATAGCAGAAAAAGAATTAGAGGAACATGGAATTAAGCTAAGACTGAATGATGGGGTAAAAGCTTTTGAGGATACAAATTCAGGTGTTGAGATTACATTAAGCAGCGGTAAAAAACTAACTTCAGATTTAGTTATCTTAGCTATTGGGGTTACTCCAGATACTGGATTTTTGAAGGATTCAGGTATAGAAATTACAGCTAGAGGTCATATTGTTACTAATACTAATATGGAAACTAACATAGAGGGGATATATGCAGGTGGAGATGCTGTAGAAGTTGTAGATTTTGTTAATAAAACAAAGACCGCAATACCACTTGCTGGACCAGCTAATAAGCAAGGTAGAATTATTGCAGATAATATAGCTGGTATAAAGAGTAACTATAAGGATACCCAAGGTACGTCAGTATTAAAGATATTTGATTTAATTGCTGCATCTACTGGTAATAATGAAAGAACATTGAACAGATTAGATATAAAATATAATGTTATTTATATTCATCCAAATAGTCATGCAGGATATTATCCGGGAGCTACTCCTTTTACTATAAAGGCTATCTTTGATGATCAAGGAAAGCTTTTAGGTGCTCAAGCCATTGGATATAAAGGTGTTGAGAAGAGAATAGATGTAATAGCTACAACTATGAGATTAGGTGGAACTATTTATGATTTAACAGAGCTTGAATTAAGCTATGCACCACCTTTTAATTCTGCAAAGGACCCTGTTAATATGGTTGGTTATGTTGCAGAAAATATTCTTACTGGCAAGACAGAAGTTGTACTCCCAAGAGATGTAGATTCAAGAGATAAAGATAAAGTAGTAGTTTTAGATGTAAGAACAAAGATTGAAAGAGAAAATGGATCAATTGATGATTCAATCCATATTGATGTAAATGAATTAAGATATAAATTAGATACATTAGATAAGAACAAAGAATACTGGGTTCATTGTGCAGTTGGAATAAGAGCTTATATAGCTGAAAGAATTTTAAAACAACATGGCTTTAAAGCTAAGAATATAACTGGTGGTTATAAATCTTATATAGCACAAAAGTTTGTACCAAAGGATTTAGATGATTACACAAGTGGCAGTGATAATTATAACAAGGAACAAATAATGCAATCACAAGAAGCTACTCGTGAGGCAGCAGTAGATAGTAAAGAAGTAAAACTAGATGCCTGTGGACTATGCTGCCCAGGTCCATTAATTACTGTAAAGGAAACGATGGATACCTTAAATCCTTCAGATGTGCTGAATATTACAGCTTCAGATCCAGGCTTCTATGAAGATATAAAAGCTTGGTGTAAACGAACTAATAATACGCTTTTAAATATAGAAAATAAGAATGGAATTATAACTGCTAAGATTGAAAAAAATATAAATAATGTTGAGAAAACTGAAATGCAAAATGCAGATATAACCAATGCACAGACTATGGTGGTTTTTAGTGGAGACTTAGATAAGGCTATCGCATCTTTTATAATAGCTAATGGTGCAGCTGCTATGGGCAAAAAAGTTACAATGTTCTTTACTTTCTGGGGACTTAATGTATTAAGGAAGCATGATAGGATAAAGACTAAAAAGAATCCGATAGAAAAAGCCTTTGGATTTATGATGCCAAGGGGAAGTAAAAAGTTAAAGCTATCCAAAATGAATATGGCAGGAATGGGCGGCAAGCTTATCAGAGGAATTATGAGAAGTAAGGAGATTTTATCATTAGAGGACCTTATAGAACAAGCACAGAAGTCAGGAGTTAATTTAGTAGCGTGTACTATGTCTATGGATGTAATGGGGATAAAAGAGGAAGAATTAGTGAGTGGAGTTAATTATGGAGGTGTAGGGTATTATTTAGGAGAAGCCACAGATTCCAACATAAACCTATTCATATAA
- a CDS encoding methyl-accepting chemotaxis protein, protein MFRKKEKLSQDTNQLESNLNAVIIPKNAYENIVGELKATTTSIDSNIHEVASKLSDFKHNIDDISSYSEDHSPTNGIKDILSDFNTEMEVLSDNINNVHTTVVDTSKLADKGLGNIVTLNSSLSELQNAFSSSSSIVSDLVSKIESVNSITDSISQIASQTNLLALNAAIEAARAGEAGKGFGVVADEIRKLAESSKSAVENITKILEEIKNDIMNTSSAMSTAGNAIDMQNTTVKTTKDTFGDIKTSIDGAVELIDKAVKNLVSSTSLKDKISSESDALASKLSYEIKENMSHVVSDLNNQIKNVDKISNSVNKLNEISTNISKYK, encoded by the coding sequence ATGTTTAGAAAAAAAGAGAAACTATCTCAAGACACTAATCAACTTGAAAGCAATTTGAATGCTGTAATTATACCCAAAAATGCTTATGAAAATATAGTTGGAGAACTAAAAGCTACTACTACATCCATAGATTCTAATATACATGAAGTAGCTTCAAAACTTTCAGATTTTAAACATAATATCGATGATATATCTTCTTATTCTGAAGATCATTCACCAACAAATGGAATAAAGGATATACTGTCAGATTTCAACACCGAAATGGAAGTTTTATCTGATAATATAAATAATGTTCACACTACAGTTGTAGATACTAGTAAACTTGCAGATAAGGGTTTAGGCAATATTGTAACCTTGAACTCATCTCTTTCTGAGCTTCAAAATGCATTTTCTAGTTCAAGTTCAATAGTAAGTGATCTTGTTTCAAAGATAGAATCTGTTAACTCAATCACTGATTCTATAAGCCAAATTGCAAGTCAAACAAATCTTCTTGCATTAAACGCAGCTATAGAAGCCGCTAGAGCAGGTGAAGCAGGAAAAGGCTTCGGTGTTGTTGCTGATGAAATTAGAAAACTTGCTGAAAGTTCAAAGAGTGCAGTTGAAAACATAACAAAAATCCTTGAAGAAATAAAAAATGATATTATGAATACTTCTTCAGCTATGAGTACAGCTGGAAATGCTATTGATATGCAAAATACTACTGTAAAAACTACTAAGGATACCTTTGGAGATATAAAAACATCAATTGATGGTGCTGTTGAATTAATAGATAAGGCTGTTAAAAATCTTGTTTCATCAACATCATTAAAAGATAAGATAAGTTCAGAATCAGATGCTCTTGCTTCTAAACTTTCTTATGAAATCAAAGAAAACATGTCTCACGTGGTATCAGATCTTAATAATCAAATAAAGAACGTTGATAAAATTTCTAACAGTGTTAATAAATTGAACGAAATTTCAACTAATATTTCTAAGTATAAATAA
- a CDS encoding DUF2225 domain-containing protein — MFGYEANKSSQSKNLGVNDIGNSTLDNNLNRPNNSSVNVNQKQSPEIDPNTLLYDKTIDCPVCEARFKARTVKKEGSRIKKQESDFFVEYYPINKYFYEVVVCPSCGYSALNVDFNSVREYQFQKIFDNITHKWKEKHFPPIYDVDIAIERYKLALVTSMVCEGKSSQKAMLCLRLAWMYRIKNDGAKEKAFLSKALDGFLNCYYEESVYPIYSMDRYSLCYLIGELYRRLDKPEEALRWLGEVIVSTQTKYTLKEKARAQRDLIKTK, encoded by the coding sequence ATGTTTGGTTACGAAGCTAATAAATCATCGCAGTCAAAAAACCTCGGAGTTAATGATATAGGAAATTCAACATTAGATAATAATCTTAATCGCCCTAATAACAGCTCCGTAAACGTTAATCAAAAGCAAAGTCCAGAAATTGACCCGAATACCTTACTATATGATAAGACCATTGATTGTCCTGTTTGTGAAGCTAGATTTAAGGCTAGAACAGTAAAAAAAGAAGGCTCTAGGATTAAAAAACAAGAGTCTGACTTTTTTGTAGAATATTATCCTATAAATAAATATTTTTATGAAGTCGTAGTTTGTCCGTCTTGTGGCTATTCTGCACTCAACGTTGACTTCAATTCCGTTAGAGAATATCAATTCCAGAAAATTTTTGATAATATCACTCATAAATGGAAAGAAAAACACTTTCCTCCTATCTATGATGTGGATATTGCCATAGAACGGTATAAACTAGCACTAGTGACTTCTATGGTTTGCGAGGGAAAAAGCAGTCAAAAAGCAATGTTATGCTTACGACTTGCTTGGATGTACAGGATTAAAAATGATGGAGCAAAAGAAAAAGCCTTCTTAAGTAAGGCATTAGACGGTTTTTTAAATTGTTACTATGAAGAAAGCGTCTATCCAATTTATAGTATGGATAGATATTCCTTATGCTATTTAATTGGAGAATTATATAGACGACTTGATAAGCCAGAAGAAGCGTTAAGATGGCTTGGCGAAGTTATAGTATCAACTCAAACAAAATATACTTTAAAAGAAAAAGCAAGAGCTCAAAGAGATTTAATTAAAACAAAATAA
- a CDS encoding S66 family peptidase, giving the protein MLKTHDKIGIVACSNGLKLERKNNIDKLIDILEELGIRVVTSKYIFTGENFSISISKEKASELMTFFKDDEIKAIFDLSGGDLANGILEYLDYQYIKKNPKPFYGYSDLTVVLNAIYSKTGIPTYNYQIRNLVGEFSSEQKLNFEDTFFNNGTELYDIKPRWINGDKIEGVVIGGNIRCFLKLAGTEYIPNLKNKVLLLEALSGDIAKITTFLNQYKQMGVFDEISGIILGTFTEMEKNSYKPSVEEILMEILDGKNIPIVKTEYIGHQGNSRAIAIGGKILLKRE; this is encoded by the coding sequence ATGTTAAAAACTCATGATAAGATAGGAATTGTTGCTTGCTCAAATGGACTAAAGCTAGAACGTAAAAATAATATAGATAAACTGATTGATATACTGGAAGAATTAGGGATTAGGGTAGTTACTAGTAAATATATTTTTACTGGAGAAAATTTTAGTATCAGTATATCAAAGGAAAAAGCCAGTGAACTTATGACCTTTTTCAAAGATGATGAGATAAAAGCTATATTTGATTTATCTGGTGGAGACTTAGCTAATGGAATTTTGGAGTATTTAGATTATCAATATATAAAGAAAAATCCTAAGCCTTTTTATGGCTATAGTGATCTGACCGTAGTATTAAATGCTATATATAGTAAAACTGGAATACCAACTTATAATTATCAGATAAGAAACCTTGTAGGCGAATTTTCTTCTGAGCAAAAATTAAATTTTGAAGATACCTTTTTTAATAATGGAACGGAACTTTACGATATAAAACCACGTTGGATAAACGGAGATAAAATAGAAGGTGTAGTTATTGGTGGAAATATAAGATGCTTCTTGAAGTTAGCTGGTACAGAATATATTCCTAACCTTAAGAACAAGGTGCTACTACTGGAAGCTTTAAGTGGAGATATAGCGAAGATTACTACCTTCTTAAATCAATATAAACAGATGGGAGTTTTCGATGAAATATCAGGAATAATCCTTGGAACTTTCACTGAGATGGAAAAAAACTCATATAAGCCTTCAGTAGAGGAAATTCTTATGGAAATATTGGATGGCAAGAATATACCAATAGTGAAAACTGAGTATATAGGTCATCAGGGAAATAGTAGAGCTATAGCAATTGGTGGAAAAATACTTTTAAAGCGGGAATAA
- a CDS encoding GNAT family N-acetyltransferase, producing the protein MVIREIETRDADAFWQMQFQLDKETKFMMYEPNERTKNLELIKNIIQKAIDGSNLLLVAENDTEIVGFISVQRGLPNRIKHTAYIVVGIRKAFQGKGIGSEFFKRLDLWARQNSITRLELTVMSPNIIAKHLYEKYGFVVEGIKKNSMFVDGEYVDEFYMAKLL; encoded by the coding sequence ATGGTTATAAGGGAAATTGAGACTAGAGATGCAGATGCCTTTTGGCAAATGCAATTTCAGTTAGATAAAGAAACAAAATTTATGATGTATGAACCTAACGAAAGAACAAAGAATTTAGAGTTGATTAAGAATATTATCCAAAAAGCAATAGATGGAAGTAATTTATTATTAGTTGCAGAAAATGATACAGAGATTGTTGGTTTTATTTCTGTACAGAGAGGTCTACCTAATAGAATTAAGCATACAGCATATATTGTTGTTGGCATACGAAAGGCTTTTCAAGGAAAAGGGATTGGCAGTGAGTTCTTCAAAAGATTAGATTTATGGGCGCGACAAAATAGTATAACAAGACTTGAATTAACAGTGATGAGTCCTAATATAATTGCTAAACATCTGTATGAGAAATATGGCTTCGTTGTTGAAGGTATAAAAAAGAATTCTATGTTTGTTGATGGGGAATATGTAGATGAATTTTATATGGCGAAATTATTATAA
- the thiE gene encoding thiamine phosphate synthase: MASRESYERGIYNLREGGIYCITDEDSSRGRSNIEVVEEMLASGIRIIQYRAKDKTAREKYSQCLAIRNLTKAADCTFIVDDDVEIAMMVEADGIHVGQTDLPVDDVRRYVGADMILGLSTHEPSQALDAIAVGADYIGVGPIFPTKTKKNVCDPVGLTYLDYVVKNIDLPFVAIGGIKAHNLTSVIEHGAKTISLVTEITAAEDIPLTIKNLYKMF, encoded by the coding sequence ATGGCTTCAAGAGAAAGCTATGAAAGAGGAATTTATAACTTAAGAGAAGGCGGTATTTATTGCATAACTGATGAAGACAGTTCAAGAGGAAGAAGTAATATCGAAGTAGTAGAAGAGATGCTTGCTTCTGGCATCAGAATTATACAATACCGAGCTAAGGATAAAACAGCTCGTGAAAAATACAGCCAATGCCTAGCGATAAGAAATTTAACTAAAGCAGCTGATTGTACATTTATTGTAGATGATGATGTTGAAATAGCAATGATGGTAGAAGCTGATGGTATCCATGTTGGACAAACAGATCTTCCAGTTGACGATGTTCGTAGATACGTTGGGGCTGATATGATTCTAGGTTTATCTACCCATGAACCTAGTCAAGCCCTTGATGCTATTGCTGTTGGTGCCGATTATATAGGTGTTGGTCCTATCTTTCCGACGAAAACTAAAAAGAATGTATGTGACCCTGTAGGACTTACTTATTTAGATTACGTTGTTAAAAACATTGACTTACCTTTCGTTGCTATCGGCGGAATAAAGGCACATAATTTAACTTCTGTCATCGAGCATGGCGCAAAAACAATTTCATTAGTAACAGAAATAACTGCTGCTGAAGATATTCCTTTAACAATTAAAAATCTATACAAAATGTTCTAA
- the thiF gene encoding sulfur carrier protein ThiS adenylyltransferase ThiF has product MNTFEKGVSSYINQEALEKLQKFKIGIAGAGGLGSNVALCLVRSGLKNFKIYDFDIVSASNLNRQFYFISQIGKEKVNALKDNLSMINPELNFEAVCEKITSHNVDDAFKDCDVVIEAFDKSEFKALICEKYYNSDKLLVAVSGLAGYGNSDNIVTRKIHDKFYIIGDFKTELSSDNPPLCPRVLVAAAKQADIVLEYLINIA; this is encoded by the coding sequence ATGAATACATTTGAAAAAGGCGTAAGTTCATACATAAATCAAGAAGCTCTAGAAAAACTTCAAAAATTTAAAATTGGTATCGCTGGTGCTGGTGGTCTTGGCTCTAACGTTGCTTTATGCCTTGTTCGTAGCGGACTAAAGAACTTTAAAATCTATGACTTTGACATAGTTTCTGCTAGCAATCTTAACAGACAGTTTTATTTTATATCACAAATAGGCAAAGAGAAGGTTAATGCATTAAAGGATAATCTTTCAATGATTAATCCAGAACTTAATTTTGAAGCAGTATGCGAAAAAATCACTTCTCATAACGTAGATGATGCTTTTAAAGATTGTGATGTAGTTATCGAAGCCTTTGATAAAAGTGAATTCAAGGCTTTGATATGCGAGAAATATTATAATTCTGACAAACTACTTGTAGCAGTTTCTGGGCTTGCTGGTTATGGAAATAGCGATAATATAGTAACAAGAAAAATTCATGATAAGTTTTATATAATAGGTGATTTTAAGACAGAGCTTTCTTCAGACAATCCACCACTTTGTCCAAGAGTTCTAGTAGCCGCAGCTAAACAAGCTGATATTGTTTTAGAATACTTAATTAATATAGCTTAA